A genome region from Sardina pilchardus chromosome 22, fSarPil1.1, whole genome shotgun sequence includes the following:
- the LOC134069768 gene encoding NACHT, LRR and PYD domains-containing protein 1 homolog, translating to MQYRPAGPSVDIKVISGELEEIHLPHFLCLGGSLSSLKNAVEVLHKQDSGVLIEKCELNRFHARLVNPSFSAIGLFYSFISRLFTGKLHADVQVYRSSILPLTFRTYLLPADAHLTELVEKQENSEGFRGFRLPKPRPVRPLQMNEFYALHTGCFKTDCSKTDCNSTIYPVELDLLDSHFVPNFSVVRVKEAGDFKMELLSSVDNQQVWQAEILGIECCNNQDNVNTSAGVPVSAVLHTANIQSPVEVSTTSTEEMPSGSSSITAHTGGVAVAPRLSGSSNPVQPASASSSITAQNSGIVVAPVFHINIDQTPPK from the exons ATGCAGTACAGACCAGCTGGCCCGTCAGTGGACATTAAAGTCATCTcaggagagctggaggagatccaTCTGCCACATTTCCTCTGTTTGGGAGGTAGCCTGTCTTCTCTGAAGAATGCTGTGGAGGTTCTGCATAAGCAGGACAGTGGAGTGTTGATAGAGAAGTGTGAGCTGAATCGCTTCCATGCCAGGCTGGTGAACCCCTCCTTTTCTGCTATTGGGCTTTTCTATTCTTTCATATCTCGTTTGTTCACTGGAAAGCTGCATGCAGATGTTCAGGTCTATCGGAGCAGCATATTACCGCTTACTTTCCGCACATACCTCCTGCCAGCGGACGCCCATCTCACAGAGTTAGTGGAGAAACAGGAGAACTCGGAGGGGTTCAGAGGGTTCAGACTCCCCAAGCCCCGGCCTGTGAGACCTCTGCAGATGAATGAGTTCTATGCATTGCACACTGGCTGCTTTAAGACTGACTGCTCAAAGACTGACTGCAACTCCACAATCTACCCTGTAGAGCTGGACCTCCTAGACAGCCATTTTGTTCCCAACTTCTCTGTGGTGCGCGTGAAGGAAGCAGGTGACTTCAAGATGGAGCTCCTCAGCTCTGTagacaaccagcaagtctggcAAGCAGAGATCTTGGGAATTGAATGCTGTAACAATCAGGACAATGTGAACACCTCTGCTGGAGTTCCTGTCTCTGCAGTCCTACACACTGCTAATATCCAGAGCCCTGTGGAAG TGTCCACTACCAGCACAGAGGAGATGCCCTCAGGCTCGTCCTCCATTACGGCTCACACTGGTGGAGTTGCTGTGGCCCCTCGTCTCTCTGGCTCCTCTAACCCAGTCCAGCCAGCCTCAGCCTCGTCCTCCATTACGGCTCAAAATAGTGGAATTGTTGTGGCCCCTGTTTTCCACATCAATATTG atCAAACTCCACCAAAGTGA